The Haloplasma contractile SSD-17B genome window below encodes:
- the clpP gene encoding ATP-dependent Clp endopeptidase proteolytic subunit ClpP, with the protein MSLIPTVIEQTGKGERAYDIYSRLLKDRIIMLSGEINDHLSNSVVSQLLFLASEDPDKDIHVYINSPGGSITAGMAIYDTMNYIKPDVCTICVGMAASMGSFLLSSGAKGKRYSLPNSEIMIHQPLGGAQGQATEIRIAAERIIRIKERLNTILAANTGQDLEVIERDTERDFFMFADEAREYGLVDKIIEQ; encoded by the coding sequence ATGAGTTTAATTCCAACTGTTATAGAACAAACAGGTAAGGGTGAGCGTGCATATGATATTTACTCTCGCTTACTAAAAGATCGAATCATTATGCTAAGCGGTGAAATTAATGATCATCTTTCAAACAGTGTCGTATCACAGTTATTATTTTTAGCATCTGAGGATCCTGATAAAGATATTCACGTATATATTAATAGTCCTGGTGGATCGATTACTGCCGGAATGGCAATCTATGATACCATGAATTACATCAAACCAGATGTTTGTACAATCTGTGTTGGTATGGCTGCTTCAATGGGGTCATTCTTGTTATCAAGTGGAGCTAAAGGAAAACGCTATTCACTTCCTAACAGTGAGATTATGATTCATCAACCATTAGGAGGGGCACAAGGTCAAGCAACTGAAATTCGTATTGCTGCTGAACGAATCATCCGAATTAAAGAGCGTTTAAATACTATATTAGCAGCTAATACAGGTCAAGACCTTGAAGTAATTGAACGTGATACAGAGCGTGATTTCTTTATGTTTGCAGATGAAGCGCGTGAATATGGACTAGTTGATAAAATAATTGAACAATAA